One genomic segment of Cydia splendana chromosome 5, ilCydSple1.2, whole genome shotgun sequence includes these proteins:
- the LOC134790955 gene encoding succinate--hydroxymethylglutarate CoA-transferase — protein sequence MAMFKRILIPSKQFCLSTADYSTKLPGLLSDVNVLDLTRIVAGPFCTMTLGDLGANVIKVESIDGDESRKWGPPFMKGDSNKDSFYFLAVNRNKKSICLDLKSQEGKNVMYDLAKKCDVMVENFLPGKLDKMQVGFERLSQINPKLIYCAITGFGPMGPYANKPGYDVVAAAMGGLVNATGERNGRPVKPGVAITDLTTGLHSFGAIMAALYHRQKTGKGQKIDCNLLSTQISSMINLASVYLNCGIEVQRWGTAHANLVPYQAFETKDGELVIGTGSNAQFADFCTIIKKEELINDDRFKDNSDRVKNRDEIIKILSEVIKTKTNKEWTKLFKNASFPNGPVNKMKDVFEDEHVKAIGLVKELPHPAVGSVKLVGPPTVYSAGGNYARTAPPTLGQHTKEILSEFLGYDDGKIDGLFDAKVVR from the exons ATGGCCATGTTTAAAAGAATTCTTATTCCGTCCAAGCAATTTTGCTTATCAACGGCGGATTATTCGACGAAGTTACCTGGGCTTTTGAGCGATGTGAACGTGTTAGATTTGACCAGGATCGTGGCTGGTCCGTTCTGCACTATGACCCTTGGGGACTTGGGGGCGAACGTGATAAAGGTGGAGAGTATTGATGGGGATGAGAGCAGGAAATGGGGGCCTCCCTTCATGAAGGGTGATAGCAACAAGGACTCGTTCTACTTTTTAGCAGTGAACAGGAATAAGAAGAGTATTTGTTTGGACTTGAAGTCACAAGAAG GGAAGAATGTGATGTATGACTTAGCCAAGAAGTGTGATGTGATGGTGGAAAACTTCTTGCCGGGAAAGTTGGATAAGATGCAGGTCGGGTTCGAGAGGCTCAGCCAAATCAACCCCAAGCTGATATACTGCGCTATCACTGGCTTCGGGCCCATGGGGCCTTACGCTAATAAACCAGG TTACGATGTCGTGGCCGCAGCAATGGGCGGCCTCGTGAACGCGACCGGCGAACGCAACGGCCGCCCCGTCAAGCCCGGCGTCGCCATAACCGACCTAACCACCGGCCTACACTCCTTCGGCGCCATCATGGCTGCCCTTTACCACAGACAAAAAACCGGGAAAGGACAGAAAATCGACTGCAATTTACTTTCCACACAAATTTCAAGCATGATTAATTTAGCTAGCGTTTATTTGAACTGCGGTATCGAGGTGCAACGCTGGGGTACTGCTCATGCTAATTTAGTACCTTACCAAGCGTTTGAAACTAAAGATGGAGAGTTAGTCATCGGTACAGGGTCTAACGCTCAATTTGCAGATTTCTGTACAATCATTAAGAAAGAGGAATTGATTAACGATGATCGATTCAAAGATAACTCAGACAGAGTTAAGAACAGAGATGaaataataaagattttaaGTGAAGTtatcaaaactaaaactaataaagaATGGACGAAATTATTCAAAAACGCCTCGTTTCCAAATGGTCCTGTTAATAAGATGAAGGATGTATTCGAAGATGAGCATGTAAAAGCTATAGGGTTGGTAAAAGAGCTGCCTCATCCAGCAGTTGGGTCGGTAAAGCTGGTAGGGCCGCCGACGGTATATAGTGCAGGTGGGAACTATGCGAGGACCGCTCCGCCAACGCTTGGACAACATACTAAGGAAATTTTGTCGGAATTCCTTGGGTATGATGATGGGAAAATAGATGGGTTGTTTGACGCTAAAGTTGTGCGATGA
- the LOC134791000 gene encoding E3 ubiquitin-protein ligase PPP1R11-like isoform X2: MTSKILFLTYGKKVFTPAEPVAVITLRPRKSRKKVVWTDDTVDNEHMNKKKSKCCCIYEKPKAFGESDSEDSEDECEHCFGHVEKRHKQAGGSTVTTDEQDGAASEATATITLQPSPAEPDPSPAPPDTDKDKPE; encoded by the exons atgacaTCTAAGATCTTATTTCTTACCTATGGCAAAAAAGTGTTTACT CCCGCAGAGCCGGTAGCGGTGATAACACTCCGGCCGCGCAAGTCGCGTAAGAAGGTCGTCTGGACGGACGACACCGTCGACAATGAACACATGAATAAGAAGAAGTCCAAGT GTTGCTGTATCTACGAGAAGCCGAAGGCGTTCGGCGAATCAGACTCGGAAGACAGTGAGGATGAGTGCGAGCACTGCTTCGGACACGTGGAGAAACGGCACAAACAGGCGGGCGGCAGTACGGTCACGACGGACGAGCAG GATGGGGCGGCCTCAGAGGCGACAGCCACCATCACGCTGCAGCCCTCCCCCGCAGAGCCCGACCCCTCCCCCGCGCCGCCCGACACCGACAAGGACAAACCCGAGTAA
- the LOC134791011 gene encoding ragulator complex protein LAMTOR5, translated as MEKELDRVIEEIMATPNVNGCLVADHQGLCLASKGAAHVDSAGVVVAISEQACKIQPNLKPPTVCLETDTKQCLIQRHGTITGAIFKQKA; from the coding sequence ATGGAAAAAGAATTAGATAGAGTAATCGAAGAGATAATGGCCACGCCGAACGTGAACGGTTGCCTAGTCGCGGACCACCAAGGGCTCTGTTTGGCGTCGAAGGGTGCGGCGCACGTTGACTCGGCGGGCGTAGTCGTGGCGATATCGGAGCAGGCCTGCAAGATACAGCCCAACCTGAAGCCGCCGACCGTCTGTCTGGAGACCGACACCAAACAGTGCCTCATACAGCGGCACGGGACGATCACGGGAGCCATTTTCAAGCAAAAGGCTTAG
- the LOC134791000 gene encoding E3 ubiquitin-protein ligase PPP1R11-like isoform X1: MGERLRPEEMATTSTAVATVPSQIQEPAEPVAVITLRPRKSRKKVVWTDDTVDNEHMNKKKSKCCCIYEKPKAFGESDSEDSEDECEHCFGHVEKRHKQAGGSTVTTDEQDGAASEATATITLQPSPAEPDPSPAPPDTDKDKPE, translated from the exons ATGGGTGAGCGACTGCGACCTGAAGAAATGGCGACCACGAGCACTGCGGTAGCGACCGTCCCATCTCAGATCCAAGAG CCCGCAGAGCCGGTAGCGGTGATAACACTCCGGCCGCGCAAGTCGCGTAAGAAGGTCGTCTGGACGGACGACACCGTCGACAATGAACACATGAATAAGAAGAAGTCCAAGT GTTGCTGTATCTACGAGAAGCCGAAGGCGTTCGGCGAATCAGACTCGGAAGACAGTGAGGATGAGTGCGAGCACTGCTTCGGACACGTGGAGAAACGGCACAAACAGGCGGGCGGCAGTACGGTCACGACGGACGAGCAG GATGGGGCGGCCTCAGAGGCGACAGCCACCATCACGCTGCAGCCCTCCCCCGCAGAGCCCGACCCCTCCCCCGCGCCGCCCGACACCGACAAGGACAAACCCGAGTAA